GATGAGCTCATGTGTTTTGCATGAATGTTGGCTTTGCAGTTTCTGAGAGTCAATCAAAACGGATTCGCCGTAGGTAGAAAAAATATGATATATTGACATTAATTCTGTCTGTTGTGTTTAATAGCACACAGGCGCCTCAATACCTGAAACTGTCTGTGGCCTAAACCCCTTGACTTATCTCGTCCTCTCTcatcgcctccttctcaaaacccattggaggagaaggtcagaggggagggacctctgaCTTTCTCATCCAGTGGGTTTCGAGAaggaagtgaggagagaggacacaagGAGTCAAGGAAATGAAATTGAGATTTTCCTCCGGTATGTGGCCAGGAGGAAGTGAAAGCATCTATCATCCCTCTGAGGAGGAAGTTGGAGACATTCCAAAAGTTGAAGGAGGATTGCATGAAAACAGCAGAACACATCAAGGTAAGTACTATGGAACAAACAATTATACAGAGAAATAACGTTGACTTTTTTGTCAACATTTTGGTTTCCTAGCCTTTTTCAACAGTTTTGCACTATGAACCATTTCCATATTGTATCAGAAAGTATGAGAGGTCACCCACTGACCCTTTGACCTATTGACCCCCAGAGCCAGGCCAAGCAAGCAGAAAGGAATATAAGAGATGAGTTTGTGTCGCTGCATCAATTCCTGCGCCTGGAGGAAGTTGTCCGGCTGTCTGCCCTCTCTGAGGAGGTGGGCATGAAGACAGTTATAATGGCAGAGAAGATTGAACACCTGGCCAAGAAGATGACCTCCTTGACCAGCAACATCAGAGAGATAGAACAGGATATAGAGGCAAACGACCTTCCATTTCTCCAGGTACAGAGACACTTACTTTAAACATACACATCCTAAAATACAAGACATTTGATTTTATAATTTGGTCATTTTATCTCACACAACTATGTCCTTTCCCCAGGCTTACAAGAACAACAAAGCAAGGTAAGGTACTACTTTTTCAAACCCATTCCGCCTGCTTCGAGGTTACAGTCCTTTACTACAACAGCCACTCCATCTGTATTTTTTGGGCTTCAGGGCCAACTGTACATTGCAGGATCCAGAGCCTGTATCAGGGGCATTGATCGATATGGCCCAACACCTGGGCAACCTAAGATTCAAGATCTGGGAGAAGATGCAGGAGAAGGTGCAATACAGTGAGTACTAGACCAGAGCAAATGAATGGTTATCAGATCACTAGATGCTCGGAGTACCACACTTTAAAATGTAAATTGTTATATAGCATTGTAGTCATACCTGTTTGTGTTTCACCCCAGCCCCAGTGACTCTGGACCCCAACACCGCGGCCCCCTGGCTATCTCTCTCAGACGACCTGACCAGTGTGTGCGTCAGTGGAGAGAAACATCACGTCCCCAACAACCCAGAGCGCTGTGACACGTGTGTTTGCGTGCTGGGGGCCGACCCCTTCAGTTCCGGCAGTCACTGTTGGGAGGTGGAGGTGGCGGGTAAGACCAGATGGGACCTAGGGGtcctgagagagagtgtgagtagGAAAGGGGTCCTGAGTGTGAACCCTGCCCACGGGTTCTGGGCCCTGTCCCTGAGGGACGGCGGCCAGTACAGCGCCTGCACCATGCCCTGGACCCGTCTCACTCTGAAGAGGAGGCCCAGGAGGGTCAGAGTGTGTCTGGACTATGATGCGGGAGAGGTGACTTTCTATGACCCCACTGACATGTCACTCATCTATACATTCAGGGACAAGTTTAAAGAGCCATTGTTGCCCTACCTCTGTCCCTGTGTGAGTGACAGCGGCCGCAATGCTGAGCCGCTAAAGATATGCCCTGCCAAAGTCTCATTGGTTCATGATGTTGGTGATAAAGTTTTGTAGAttacaatatgtattttttttagagGAGACATTGCTAAAGCATCCATATGTCTCACTATCTATTATTAACACAGTggatgtatattatatatatatatatatatatatggatgtatattttatatatggatgtatatttTTGGGGTATATGTGAACGGAACAATTCTTGTCCTATATAATTTCATAAGTCATATTTTCTTGGTGTGTGTCCAATGGCAAGATAAACAAAAAATGTGATGATTACTCAGCATTTGAGTTAAAATTCTGTAAGACTTGTTCTAAATGCTTATGAATGATCATGCTTAGAAATGTGTATAAATACAACAATTAAATACTTTTATGTTCAAGAATGGCATGATTTATTCATGATTTATTAATGGTTTATTGTTTATTCATGACATTTCTTAATAAAGTGTTTCTTGTCAACATTGAGCTTTGTCAGCCTCCTGGAGGTGAGTGACAGACGGGTGTCCCAGCCTGTGCCTGATAATGCTGAGCGATTCGACAGCTCAGGGAGCGTGCTAGGCTCTGTGGGTTTCTGCTCAGGCATTCACAGctgggaggtggaggtggggctTAAGAAGGCCTGGACTCTGGGCGTGGCCAAAGAGGGTGTAGCCCGGAAAGGCAATGTGATGGTCAGCCCAGAGGTCGGGATCTGGGCGATGGGGATGTGGAACGGGGAGCAGTATAGCGCTGGAACTGCCCCCCTGGGTACCCCGTTGGTTCTGAAGAGGAAGCCCAAGAGGATCATGGTCAAGCTGGACTATGAGAAAGGAGAGCTCTCTTTCTATGACTCCAGTGACATGTCACTCATCTATACGTTCGAACACAGGTTCACAGAGAGACTGTTCCCTtacttctctccctgtctcaacTCTGATGGCACTGACTCTGGAGTGCTGAGGATCTGCCCTGAGAAGGTGTCTGTGACTGTGGCACCTATTCACTGAGCATATAACCTGGTGATTCTATTTCTTGATCACATACTGAAGCGTCTGTATTGGTAAAGTCTGTCACAGTGACTCCTGTGTATTGATTTTGTCTGTCTATTGTTTTGTAAATTGAGGTGAACAGCCTCACCTCCAGTGGTGACATTGATGTCTGTGACACCAATGTGTATTTTGGAACTTTGTCTGGAGCAGATCTATTCTTTGCTGTTAATGAATTTACTGAGAACAAGTGTCATGATTGAATTCCATAATTATTGATGTCATGTTCAATAAAAGTACATATTTCATGTATTTCCATTCCATGCCTCACCCATTAAGTGGAGCAAATCAACACCGAAACACTGGACCAGTTCGCCAGCATTCCAGACAGCGTcatcagtccctagcccagccaCCCTACGGTAGGTACACCAGCTCAGAACAAGAACACATCTCTCTATCATGGCTGCCACCTGGACCCTGGAGGACGACATGTCCTGCCCTGTGTGCTGCGATGTTTTCACTGACCCTGTGGTGCTGGGCTGCAGCCACAGCTTCTGCAGGAGCTGCCTGGACAACTACTGGAACACTCTCAGGTCATCAAAAAGTGCCCCGTCTGCCGCAAACATTCCCAAACCAACGCTCCACCCAGTAACCTGGCTCTGAGGAACATCGTGGAGACCTTTGCGAGGGAGAGGAGCCACAATACCACCAAGCAGGATGagacgagagagggggagaaggagagccagggaaggagggagtcaggagggaggagtgggttgGTACCGGATGGGGATGAAAGGTGCAGTCTCCATGggaagaggttgttgttgttctgtGTGGAGGACCAGGAGGCTCTGTGTGCGGTGTGTCAGACCTCCAGGAGACACAGGACTCATCAGCTCTGCCCTGTGGATGAGGCTGCTCAGGAACTcaagtcgtgggtgaacagggagtacaggggagggctcagaacgcacccttgtggggccccagtgttgaggatcagcggggaggagatgttgttgcctaccctcaccacctgggggcggcccgtcaggaagtccagtacccagttgcacagggcggggtcgagacccagggtctcgagcttgatgacgagcttggagggtactatggtgttgaatgcgcagcagcgcctcttcaacctcaggaggctgaagaaattcggcttgtcaccaaaagcactcacaaacttctacagatgcacaatcgagagcatcctggcgggctgtatcaccgcctggtatggcaactgcaccgccctcaaccgtaaggctctccagagggtagtgaggtctgcacaacgcatcaccgggggcaaactacctgccctccaggacacctacaccacccgatgtcacaggaaggccataaagatcatcaaggacatcaaccacccgagccactgcctgttcaccccgctatcatccagaaggcgaggtcagtacaggtgcatcaaagctgggaccgagagactgaaaaacagcttctatctcaaggccatcagactgttaaacagccaccactaacactgagtggctgctgccaacacactgacactgactcaactccagccactttaataatgggaattgatgggaaatgatgtaaatatatcactagccactttaaacaatgctaccttatataatgttacttaccctacattattcatctcatatgcatacgtatatactgtactctatatcatcgactgtatccttatgtaatacatgtatcactagccactttaaactatgccactttgtttacatactcatctcatttgtacatactgtactcgataccatctactgtatcttgcctatgctgctctgtaccatcactcattcatatatccttatgtacatattctttatccccttacactgtgtacaagacagtagttttggaattgttagttagattacttgttattactgcattgtcggaactagaagcacaagcatttcgctacactcgcattaacatctgctaaccatgtgtatgtgacaaataaaatttgatttgatttggatttgatttgaaggtaTGGCTAGTATTGTATTGTCATTTCAGGGCCAGAAACTGCATGTCACTTCACTAGGCTGGTCTGGTTGTGTTACAGTAATTAGTCTGTTTACTGTTTTACTGTAGTTCTCCAATTACCGTAAGTACGTATCGTTGACCAGTGGCTCCTGCGGTTATGAGGGTAAACTGCCGGCAGAGGCTCGCTGCACTGTGAGTCTAGGGTGAATTCCGCCTCGTCAAACGAGGGAATGGAGAGACCCGCCTGACGTCCATGGGAGTTGAGGGTCAGCGATTGctcagttgtttttttttactaagCTTGTGAGTCATCATTGAAATGAGAGGAATTGTGCATTCCTAAATCCCTTCGCGCTCACTGATTGAGAGCTCTACCGCATAGTGTGATGCGGGTGGACTGGTTAGGACGTCATGTTAGACTAGAACATCAGGTTAGGGATATATTAACCAGTGGACAGTAAGAACTGTTTGCCATACAGTTCAAACTAAAGTTTGTAGCAAAACTGTGTTTACTTTTTATGTAGGTAAGATACCAATCTGGATTAGTTCTCCAGTGCTTCaattataagggcacaaggcgagacccagatgcagaaggTAGAGTCTTTGTCGTTCATTTATCATCCAAaaagggtaggcaagagaatggtcgtggacaggcaaaaggtcaaaacaagAGGTCCaagaggtacagagtggcagacaggctcgatgtcagggcaggcagaagggtcaggcaggcgggtacggagtccagaaaaaacaggcaagggtcaaaaccgggaagactagaaaaagagaatagaaaacaggagcacgggacaatcacaagaacaggtgaaacagatcagggcgtgacatcaaTGACAAATTAGGCAATATTTTAGCAGCCATGCAATTTTTTGGTTTAGGTTGTAGGAACTGATCACTCCTCTATTTTGTGTGTGGGAGTGAGATAGGAACTTAGATGGGATCATCCTGGAGCCACCACATGCTACACAAGGCCGTTGAAGGTAATGGTAAGCAAATGGGGTCTGAGTGTTACCGAGGACGTGTCACAATGCCAATGCTTAGCGAATGGAGATTTTCCCTCAGTGTCGCTAAGTTGAAATTAGTCAGAGAACAGTTGGAGAAAGTGGGAAAAGGCAAGAAGAATAATACACGCTGGGATAAAGTGGGAAGTTGAAGctgagacaaagacaaagacagagagagagagggggaaagtgcAGAGAAGTTCGCAGAGGTAAGGATGAAAGCTGAAGTAAAATAAGGCAAAGCAAGTAGGAACAGACGAAAAGATGAACCGAATCAACATCATCCAtccaccacctcaacaacagctaCCACCTCCACAACAAGAACCCCCAGCAGCAGGAGTAGGGGCTGTGGGGGCCGACGGTGGAGAATCTGAGGAAGACGAAGAAGAAAAAAGAAACGACGCtggtcaccacacacacagagtaccgGAGTAAAATACCGACACCTCAGAGCCACCCCCGCCGAGACGCTATAAGCCTCCCCAGCGACTGGTCACAAAAATGTGACTTTGACTTTATCCAGACTTACCTCCCCCTCCTGTTTCCACACCACCTTCTGCCGCACTGCTTCCCCTGATGACAATACCAAATCCAGTGGCTGGCCGTGATGTGAACGCTGCTTCAACCATCCTGGTCCAGTGGAATCGGGAAATGGGGGAGATGATGGACATTGTGAAGAAGCTTCCACTCTCTCTCATAACAGGGCACAGTGGTGGATCCGGTTTACCACCACGATCAACTGCCCAGCTAATGCTTTATGAGAGGGGGAACtcaggagacagaggaaggggggCTGGAAGAGCAAGAGGAGGAAGGGGCCGCAGAAGAGGTGGACGAGGAAGAGGGGAACCATGGAGGTGTTATAACTGTCAGCAGCCAGGCCACATTTCAAGAAATTTCCCCCAGAACAGGGGTGATATGGGTGGCTATGATAAAGGTGAGGACAGTGATACATAc
This window of the Oncorhynchus clarkii lewisi isolate Uvic-CL-2024 chromosome 1, UVic_Ocla_1.0, whole genome shotgun sequence genome carries:
- the LOC139410484 gene encoding E3 ubiquitin-protein ligase TRIM35-like — encoded protein: MAATWTLEDDMSCPVCCDVFTDPVVLGCSHSFCRSCLDNYWNTQVIKKCPVCRKHSQTDAPPSNLALRNIVETFARERSHNTTKQDETREGEKESQGRRESGGRSGLVPDGDERCSLHGKRLLLFCVEDQEALCAVCQTSRRHRTHQLCPVDEAAQELKEEVKASIIPLRRKLETFQKLKEDCMKTAEHIKSQAKQAERNIRDEFVSLHQFLRLEEVVRLSALSEEVGMKTVIMAEKIEHLAKKMTSLTSNIREIEQDIEANDLPFLQAYKNNKARANCTLQDPEPVSGALIDMAQHLGNLRFKIWEKMQEKVQYTPVTLDPNTAAPWLSLSDDLTSVCVSGEKHHVPNNPERCDTCVCVLGADPFSSGSHCWEVEVAGKTRWDLGVLRESVSRKGVLSVNPAHGFWALSLRDGGQYSACTMPWTRLTLKRRPRRVRVCLDYDAGEVTFYDPTDMSLIYTFRDKFKEPLLPYLCPCVSDSGRNAEPLKICPAKVSLVHDVGDKVL